DNA sequence from the Stegostoma tigrinum isolate sSteTig4 chromosome 29, sSteTig4.hap1, whole genome shotgun sequence genome:
CTTGATTTATCACTGAGTCTGGAACGCTACTTATATCATCTATAATGAAGACTGATGCAGAAAACTATTTCAATTCACCTGTCATTTCCTTACTTTCCTTTAATTCTTCAGTCTCACTTTTaactttttatttaaatatttttaaaaattttactaTCTATACTTACATTTCTGTCTAGCCTTCTCAAATACTGTAATGGTTCCCATCTCATTAGTATTTTGACCATTCTTTGCTTTTTTATTAATATTATTAAAacggcgcggtggctcagtggttagcactgctgcttcacagcgtcaaggacctggatttgatttcacccttgggtaactgtgtggagttttcacattctccccgtgtctgcgagggttgCCACcgcatgctctggtttcctcccatggtccaaagatgtgcaaattaggtggattggccatgggaaattgtcccattgagTCTAGGGATGTGTTGGCTATGTGAATTAGTCACGCTAAATGTGGGGCTACCAGGAtctgagggtggggtggggggaattgatctgtgtgggatgctgatcaaagggttggtgtggatgcgttgggccaactggcctccttccacactgcaggaattctatgactctataataataccactaggtggTTGCCTTACCTTTCACAGTCAATTAAACACTTTTCAACATATTTTCTCATTCAATCCACACGTTAACTTCCACTGCTTCACCAGATATGGGTTTAGTTGATAAGGCCATGGGATTGATGATTGCCCATCCATTATTTAATacatcatttcagagggcagttaagaatcagccacattactgtgggcctggagtcacatataagctgGACCctgtaaagatggcagatttcttgcCCTAAAGGAATGTTAGTGAAACTAGATATTTCTCATGATGCTATCTCTGATATGAGCTTTCCATTCCAAATTATGAGTGGAATTGAAATTCTGCTGGCTGCTGAAATGAAAGGAGAAAGAGATTTGAACTCTTTCCTCCAGGAAATTAACCTGGGCATCTGGCCCATTGCCACAGGGAGGGTGGGTTCACTGGACAGCAGCCAGGGGCAGCAACACAGGATGTTTTGCTCCAAAGGACAATCTCAGGCACAAGTTCATCAGATGACAGCTCAAAGTGGAGTTAAAAAATAACGATACAACTCAGATGAGCTGAGGGACTGGTGCAGTAGGGGACTGAGAGACATCACTTTGTAGCCCACAGCTCAATGAGCACACTGACCTGACTTACTGCTGCTCTGTATTTGAAGGGATATGTCTGAGTGAAGATTCCTCTTCCAGAGCGTTTCTTCCTTGCTCTCAGTTTGACATAAATAgggagtcgtacagcacagaaacagacccttcggttcaactcgtctgtgctgaccaagtttcccaaactgaactagtcccgtttgtctgcatttggcccatattcctccaaacctttcctattcatgtacctgtccaaatgtcttctaaatgttgtaactgtacctgcatctatcacttcctctggcagtttgttccacatacaaaccccggtgtgaaaatgttgccccttagatcccttttcaatctttctcctttcattttaaaaatatgcgctctagttctgaactcccctaccctaggaaaaagacttctGTTTTTCACCTTAACTacgcctctcatgatttttttaaaacctctataaagtcacccctcagcctcctgtaaAAAAAAGTCACGCCTatctagcttctccttataacccaaaaccctccagtcccagtaacatccttgtaaatcttttctgcactctgtccaatttggtaatatccttcttatagcagggtgacgtaaaactgtacacagtactccaaagtggcctcacaaaTATATTGTGCAACTATAACATgacgttccaactcctatatcaaagggtctgagcaatgagggcaagtgtgctaaacgccttctttgccaccctgtGTACCCGTGATGCCATTTTCAAAGAACCATGTACCTGAACCATTAGgtccctctgtttgacaacactgccCGGGACCCTACCATGAACTGtaaagtcctgcccttgttcatcttaccaagatgcaacacctcacgtttatccaaattaaactccatctaccaacCCACGGCCCATTGGTCCAACTGATCAAAAaatcctttgtaatcttagataaccttcttcactgttgactataccacaaatttggtatcatctacaaacttattaaccatgcttcCTACATTCTCATCTTAATAGTTTATATAAATTACTAACAATAACTGGACCCAGTACCAatgcctgtggaacaccaatgaTCTCAGGCCACAAGTCCAAAAGACAAccgtccaccaccaccctctgtctcttaccatcaagccagttttgtagctAATTGACaaactctccctgaatcccatgtgatctaactttactaaccagtctgccatgtggaatcttgtcaaagactttgctaAAGTCTGTGAAGACAAAGTCTACCTCTCTTCCcacatctatcttcttggtcaagtcctcaaaaaattcaatcaaccGTTTCTGTGACTCACCATCTCGCCTTGCATATTCCAGGTGGTTATAAACACTCGCACTCTTCGGTCAGGGAAATAACGATCCAGTTCACTGGCTCCCAGCAGAGCTCCACTGGCCAGGAGACTGCCCTCCAGATAACTCCTGTAGAGACACAGGAATGTCCCAAAGTCATGACATGGGGTCATGATTGCTCAGCTTCTGtctcactgtttcagcctctcttgcTTTCCCTCTATCCTTCGTGTAAGAACATCACACTTGGCAGCAGGAATAAATTACTTACAGCCTccaacctgtcctgccattcaatacagtcatggctgatctggttgtgatCTTAAGTCCActtgcactgctgcctcccatATTAACGTAAAGTCTGActgactcagccttgaataaaacTCAATGATGCAGCCACTGTTGTTCTCTGggagagtgaattccacagactcctgACACTTTGAGTGAAAagattctcatctcagtcttaatcgGGTGACTTCTTAATTCTCCAATTCTGACCCCTGCTCTCCCTAATATGTGGAACTATCATCCAAGTATCCACCCTGTTTAGCCCTGTCAAGTTTtactaagatcacccctcattctttaaTGGAGAAAGGCCTAACCTGTTTTAACTTTCTTCATAAGctaacccccatcccaggaaGTATTTTTTGGAACTGCCTCTGAACTGTTCCAAATTCAACGAAATCCTTCAAatgaggagatcaaaactgtacacagttctccagattCAGTCTCACCAATGGCTTTCTTCATTCTTGTCTTTTTGACCACACTGGATCCCTCACAAAGCATCTCTCTCCCCGGAGAAATCTGGAGCAGTCTGGCTCCACCTCTTCCTGTCATTCTGCAACTGGGGAGAAAATAAATTTGGCATTCCGCACCTGACCTTTCAGCTTTGTGCCATGTAGCGTGGGAAAGGTCCATCTTCTGGACTTGTCAATTTAAGCATCTCACTAGAGTGGCAATGGGATCAAAGAATAGACAATGACCCAGAATGCAGGCTCATAAGAGATCAGCAGCATAAGGCCTATAGCTATGACAGTGAGCATTCCCTGAATGACTGAGACAAGCAAAAGCAGTGTAATAGCCCCTCAGCGGTGCTTCATCAGCACCACACAGCGTCTGTGTGGGAATATGATTCCATGGGCTATTGATTCAGAGGCTGAGAGACAGCTCCTCACTGAGCTGAGGCTGATACTAGATCCTGCAGACACTTCACAGCTAAGaggattttaatattttaattttcaattgTTCCCTTACCTTTTCCGAAGATCTTCTGAGCGGACAGGAAACAAGACACTGCTGGGAGAATTCATGAAGAACGAGGATCCGTTATCCTCAGTTCCTTGGGACAGGTTAAGGATATTGCTGTTCTGGCTCGATACTGACTGAGTCACATGCATGTAATCCACATAATCCTGGTCAATCCGATTACTGGTCCTTAGTACCGGTGAGTCCAGGTTAATGACCATTGGAGGCAGGGGTTTGGTGGGTGCCACAGGAGGCAGCTTCCGATTGGCTGAGGATACTGTTTTACTATCAAGGTGATCACTTCTGGCCTGGGAGTCTGTGTGGTCTGGTCCATTACGATATTCTGTTGTACTCCCAGCTGACTCACTGGTGTCGCACTCCCGCAAACTACTactactgctgctgctgctactggGCAGGGGCCTCTGAGGAGTTACCACTGACTTGCCCTGGAGACACTGCATGGGGGAGCCTGAGAGATCAGCACCATAAAGGGACCCGCAGGAGGAGTCTGTGTCAACAGGCTCTGAGGAGCTCTCCTCACTGCTCCTGCTCCTCAGTCTGCGGCCAGCAGCTCTCCCTTCCACTGAGTGCAGGTGCTGTAGCTTGCCGTGCCGGCACGGCTTGGGCCTCACAGGAGGTCGTGGTACCATCGACGTTTCCAGCCCTTGGATACCATGGCCCAGTTCCTCAGGGGGGCATTTCCAAGTGTCGCTGAGAAAGGGCCTGAGCTCCTCGCGTTCTCGCAACTGGTGCCTCTCAGTGTCGTGACTTTGGGGCTGTCCAGCAGCTGTGCCAGTGCTGGAGGACACATTCCAGGTACCACAAGATGCCAGTTTGGTTTGATTACTCATTCTTGACAAACTTCACTTTTGGTGGCAAAAACGGCTGAGAGTGAGCGGTCTTGAACAACTTTCCCAGGTCAGAGAAAACTTTTAGAAGCGTCCAGTTCCTGTTGCCAGCAGACTGCCTCATTCTTTCACTTCCACAGAGAAAAGGAGGTGGGATCAGAAGGAGGTGAAATAGCTCCTGACTGGTGTCTCAAAACTCTACTGGAAAGGCCATAATCCAGAACCTGCAGGAAAACCACCAGAACCGTGAGCAGGAAACCTGCAAATAAATAGTCAATTCAAAAACACAAAGTCTTTTAAAAGTTCTGATTTAGAGGGTCCAGCACTAACACAGCTATCTTCATCATCTTAACAGATGGTCAAGAAGAGTAAGAGACTCaaaaatgtttctctctccacaggtgatatcagacctgctgagtttctccagcattttgtttttatttccaggcCCAGCACCtgttatattttgcttttatttatatgAGTGAATGTACTGAGTAATGTCTTGTAGTTATGTTACTGGATTAAAGGTCCAGGGATCTGGCCTAGTGATCAAGAGACAGGAGTTTAAAGCTCACCGTGGCAGCTGAAGCATTTGAATTGTCTTTATTGGGATCAGTCTGGAATTAGAAGTGAATCTCAGTAACGGTGACCTACTGGATTGTTGTGAAAATCCATTCGCTTTATTCATGCCACTCAAGGAAAGAAATCTCCTATCCTTACTCAaactggaaacgctcagcaacGTGGTTTACTTTTAACAGCCCCCTAAAATGGCTGAACACGTTCTATTCAAGACggcagttcatcaccactttctcaagagcgatttagggatgggcagtaaatgctggtccagacagtgacacccacatgccatgcagaaattttaaaaactgagatCAGGGAGTGACAACACAAACCTGACCTAAATGGGGAATGCTGCAATACACAGGGCACTGGTGAAAGCACTTCTTAAATACTTCATGTAGTCTTGGTTTACTTATTTAAAGCAGGATATAAATGGGTTGGAGGCCGTTCCGAGGAGGTTTGCCAGATTGACACCCAGAATGTGTGGGTTTTCTTGGGAGGAACAGTTGGTCAGCCTGGGCttatttccactggagtttagacacatgagagatgatttaattgaatttataaaatcctgaaggtTCTCAACAAGGTGGATATGCAAAGGACACTTCCACTTGTGAGAGTCCAGAACTAAGAGATACTATTTAAAAATCAGACGTCACTCCTCTACATTTTTTCTCAGGGGGTTgcgtgactttggaactctgtgcctTAGAAGGCAATGGAGGTCTgtcactgattttgtttttaagatgGAGGTGATTAGATTAAGCAGGAATCAAGGGGTttagacaggaatgtggaattcaacacacacagatccactgtgatcttaatgaatgacagagcatGTTTAGGGGGCAGAATGGTATATTTTTGCTCCAATGATGAATGTTCATATAAATTTATTGCAAATGAAGGAGTTTGTATCAGAACAATCTAACACATTTTGTTCAAGGAATTTTAATTTTTGGAAAAATTATGGCAATCAGAAAGTGAGTGGCTTGTGATTGGAGAAGCGTTTTTGTTTGTGATGTTATGGTTTGCCCTTTATCAACTTGTCTCCAGGTCTGGTTGCTAAAGTTCAGCATCCAGTCACCAGGATATGGTGCTCATCATCTGGTACAACACTCTGCTCCATTTCCAATCATGCCTGCGATGACACTCAGCCCAATCACCACAACTTCCCCACACTCCCCAACCTCCCAATAAACCATCCACTCCTTGACATGTCACAGCTCCAATGTTTCAGAGGGTGCACCCTCATCCCGGTAGATCTGATGCCACAAGGGCAATCTGTAACTCCCAGGCACCTACCTCTTGGCATCCTTGCAGTGTCTCCGTAGTGACAGTAGACCCGGCTGAAGGACATCATAGAGAGACATTTGTCCAAGACAGCTTCCTACAGCCTGCTTTGACAGTGACCAGAGTGCCGCGTTTCCAGTGTCAACCGTTTCAGGATCACAGGACTTCTGTGCAGTGAGAAAGTTAATCAGTATGCAAAGCAGACTGACAAAATTCAAAGGGAGATTGTGCCATGCACAAGATGTATTGTAGCAACTCACAAACATtcctttgccagcattttctaATTCCACAACATTTACCACTCAGAAGGCCAAGGAGAACACCAGTATGTTCCTGtcaaagccacacaccatcctgacttggaaatattacactgTTTCTTCAGTATACCTGGatcaagtcctggaattccctcccaaatatcTTTCCCGTACAGACTGGagtagttcaagaaggtgactcaccaccattttctcaagatTCAACCAGGAATGGGGAATGAACACTGGCCTAATTGCTTGATGGACCTGCTTGCTAATTTTTGAGTTCCTTGTACAAGTAAACCTAAGTCTCTCTGAACACCAACACTTATGGGGTGTGAAGCTTTTCTAAAacatattctgcttttctgttcttaaGTGTTCCCACCTTATTCTCCAGCTGCCACCTTCTTGCACCTTCACTAAACTTGTCTCTAACTCTTTGTAGCACAGCCAAGGTTTATACTTTCActttgtttcatcagcaaacaCAAGGGAGAAATACTTTACACAGCTATGGGGAATAAGCAGGAGCAGTGTGATTAAttggacagctctttcaaagagttaACACTGGCACCATGGGCCCAGTGTCCTCTAAATCACTCTGCCAGTTCTGGTTAATAATTGAACaaagaaaaatttttaaaaattacttattTCTACAACACCTTTTACAACAGGGCTTCCCAATGGGGGAGCCAATACCCCAAGTGGGGTCACAAATGGGTATTGTGGGAACATGAGTTCCAAGGCAACAATAGCTGATCCATCCTATTGCTCTCTAGGGTCTTCTCCAATACCGCCTCTCACAACACACAAAGTTCTCAGCAACAGGTTTACAAGTTTGAAGTCTCAAAATGAGCAGGCAAATATTTGAGGCTTACAACCTTGTGACCCCTCAGTGTGCTTACAGTGAATGCgagggtgtgtgagtgggtgccTGTCTTCAAAATGTGCTTCCAGGTTCAGCTGAGATGCTTGCTGTCTAACATCACGTGAAGAATAATGAATCACTCACAAAACGGACAGAGAAGCCTGTCAAACACAGCACCACTATACTGACAGTACAGCATAGTTAATTTCCAGCAAAGCTGTTCAGGCCAAGCAATCAGAGATAAAAGGAATTAATCTTCACTCTTTTATATTTTATGATGCAGCTCAAATCAGGTTTTCAGTTGCAGTTCATTACACCAGATTTACACTGAGCCAGCATGCAGCATTGAAACAAGATCCCGAGGAGTAAGTGGCTCATTTACCCCTGGAATACCGCCTTGTCAAACTGACATTATGGACTCAATGTGGCAGATCGAAgcattaatttattttgaaatgtgacTGGAGCTGAATTTAGTTTGAACATGTTTGCTCACTGCTCAATGTGGGCAGTCTCTGATAAGATTTGACAGAGTGAAAACAGAGCAATAGGGTTGGGGTGGTGGGATCAATAACAAAGAGACAGTATCTTAAAGTTAAGGCTAGACCATTGAGGGTGACGTAAGAAagcagttacatagaacatagaacaatacagcgcagaacaggcccttcggccctcgatgttgcgccgacccgtgaactaatataagcccctccccctacactatcccatcatcatccatatgcttatccaaggaatgtttaaatgcccctaatgtggctgagttaactacattggcaggcagggcattccacgctcttataactctctgagtaaagaacctgcctctgacatctgtcttaaatctatcacccctcaatttgtagctatgcccccttgtacaaaggGAAGTGCATATTCTGGAGCCCTCTTCCCAAAAAAAGGCCAGTTTTATATGGCTGGTGCAGTTCAGCTTCTGCTCAATGACAATCCCCATGTTGATAACAGGCATTTCAGCCATGGAGTTGCCAAGGAACAAATGTGAGATCCTTTCCTTGCTGGAGACTGCCTTGTGTAGCACACGTGTTACATACCACATATGAGCCCAAGCTTGAATGCTGCCCACATCTTCGTGTCTTtaacacaggctgcttcagtacctcatttttttaaaaaaacttttaaattttaaattgtggATCAAAATGTGAAAAGGGCTATTTACATCAAAGGCTGTGGAAGGAGTCGccacacttttaaaaacaagttactggaaCTCATTGGGAGTTGTGCTTAAATTGTTGTTTTGTTCAAGCAGTAGGGGAAGATGTCTAAGAAACCCCGAGACTGTGGAGTCAGCAAAGCAAGCTTTACTCAGAGACAAACTGCTGTTTGGCTTGTGAAAGCAGGAACAAGTGTACAGGCCACAGCCATCAGCATGACAACTCTGTGATTAGTTCCTGGGCAGGCAGACAGTTTGTATGTGAACGTTAGAGGCAAAAAAGCCTCCATCTAAGATGCAAAATAGCCAGAAGTGGAAATATTGCTAATCACTCCCATCAGTTCCTATAATCTGTTGCATCTAACTAGTGACTGAAAAATAATTAATATGTCAACTGCTCTGCTTCCGCAAAGAATTGAaagaatctggaaataagaagATTTGCGCTCAGCAGGAACTTGGGAGAAACAAAGGGATACCTCACATATCCTTGTGGATGGGTGCTATTGAACTGTATTTCCCTAGTACCTTTTACTCCATCCTGTAACATCCAGGCTCATTTGTTTGCAAAGGTCTGCAAGTGTGTGTAGCAGTTTAGGAGGGGGGTAGAGTTTAATCTAGTAGAGTTATCGGTTGATAGTTCATGTCTTTGTTTTCCTGTGGTTAGAATGATTTATTTGTGATAAACAGTAGTTCATGCTAAACACAAAACCCTGGTCAGAGTTTTCTGTTAACCTAAGTCCACCATACAGGTATCTTGGGAACTTCAACAGTTTGATTCAACATTTAATTTTTGTGACAA
Encoded proteins:
- the inpp5e gene encoding phosphatidylinositol polyphosphate 5-phosphatase type IV isoform X2, whose translation is MSNQTKLASCGTWNVSSSTGTAAGQPQSHDTERHQLREREELRPFLSDTWKCPPEELGHGIQGLETSMVPRPPVRPKPCRHGKLQHLHSVEGRAAGRRLRSRSSEESSSEPVDTDSSCGSLYGADLSGSPMQCLQGKSVVTPQRPLPSSSSSSSSSLRECDTSESAGSTTEYRNGPDHTDSQARSDHLDSKTVSSANRKLPPVAPTKPLPPMVINLDSPVLRTSNRIDQDYVDYMHVTQSVSSQNSNILNLSQGTEDNGSSFFMNSPSSVLFPVRSEDLRKRSYLEGSLLASGALLGASELDRYFPDRRVRVFITTWNMQGEMPPDKLDDLLLPCDSQYIQDLYVIGTQEGIPDRREWEICLQETLGPHFVLLHSAVHGVLHLSLFIRRDLIWFCSEVEQATVTTRIVSQIKTKGAVAISFTFFGTSFLFITSHFTSGQGKVYERMLDYNKTVEALELPRVVPDTNIYKSDPYDVTTRFDQVFWFGDFNFRLNVKRAVIDELLHNKNKDSLRSILHYDELTKKLQEGSIFKGFKEAEISFLPTYKFDIGCDVYDSSAKQRTPSYTDRVIYKSRQKGDIFVLKYGSCTSIKTSDHRPVYAYFQVRLRPGRDNFTEISTKRE